cttgatgcaccccaggatgccattggcctttttggccatgagggcacattgctggcccatggtcatcctgttgcccaccaggactcgcaggtctctctctctgcagagctgctctccagcaggtcagccccaacctggactggtgcagggggttattcctccccaggtgcagcaccctacgcttgcccttattgaatttcataaggttcctctttgtgCAGACCTCCAacctgtccgggtctctctgtatggcggcacagccttctggtgtgtcagccaccccccccagctttgtgtcatcagcaaacttgccgagggtgcactctatcccctcatccaggtcattgatgaatatattgaagaggactggacccagtactgacccctggggaacaccactcgtcactgacctccaactagactctgtgcccctaatcactgccctctgagctctgtcgttcaaccagttatctatccaccttactgtccattcatcaagcccactcttcctaagcttccctatgaggatgctgtgggagaccgtgtccaacgccttgcttaagtcaaggtagaccacatctaccgccctcccctcatctatccatccagtcatgccatcatagaaggctatcagattatgATGGCATGGATCTGTCCTGTTTGCTCTTCTTCCACACCATACAAGTAAAACACCCAACCGACAGCAGCAAGGCACAGTATGTCATTATGTGCTATTTTGATATTAGAGGCACTGAACAAATTCCAGATCTGCACGGATCAAATGGACTGGGTTATGATATTTCAAGAGACATAGAAAAGTCAAGGTGGAAGAGAGATCTGCTAGTATCAGGAGAAACATTAGCCAAACGCTGGCCCTATTCTCTAACGTCATGCGGGACTGCAATGACCAGCCACTGAACCTGAAGAGGAGTGGAAGAGACACATACCAgctaaaagcaaaagctttggagTTGGGCAGCTTAGGAAGAGGTTAGATAAACCCCTGAACCAGCCATCCCAGTACTTTTCTGTTTTCGCCAGTTCAATTCGCCATGTGTATAAGTGCTCCTTCTttgtctgcagggaggagagagagctCTGCATTAGCGATCAGtaaaacagctgaaataaaatgaactCAGAGTGCCACTTGGAGGTATATCTAAAAAATACTGGCTCCCTCTGGTGGATTCCAATTGGATGACCCTCCTTGCTCCTAAACTTCTCTCCAAATCAAAAAGTATACAAGTAAGGAACAACGAAGTCAGTAAGTGCTAAACCTACAAATGAAGAGAAGGCTGCAGTTTTCAGGGCACTCAATTTGCTATTTTTCACTGGCACAAACAGCTCCCAAATTGTCTGAACATCCAGACTTGGCTCTTATTCAGGTGACAGAAATAAAAGGGGCTAAGCTGGCTGCAACGATTTTCCTCGAGGAATTTACATTCCTAGCTTGCAATCGCCTGCATGACCTCCTGAATGCTACTGCACCTTGGAAACAAACGAAAATACAAGAAAGACTCAGAAAAACAGCGTTACTCATTCAGGCCAGAAGCCCCATTTCAGGCCGTATGCACTAAATCTGTGAGCAcctgaggaaagaaaaccaaacatgttTTCAGGTGCCAGTTCAGGACAGAATCAGTGGCACAAGacgaagaagaaaaacaacagtcaCAATGTAAAGTTTTTGGTCCCTGGAGTCGCTCCCTTTCATGTTAGAACGATTTGGATACCTACGCAGCTACTTCTCTTGGAAGGGAGCATTGTGCAAACACgagcagaaaacacagcaagaaactCCCTACCTCTGTgtcatcttctttcttccttttgttgaCAGAGCCTcccccttcctcatcctcttcctcctcctcctcttcttcaataATACCCTCCACTATGGCTTTAGGACATTCAGGACTGGCAGCCCCTTCGCACctgtgaaaataaaaccagaaactgattccctgccaaaacaaacaaaaacccaaactgtttttAACCTAAAATAGTCAGCAATTTCTCAGATAGTGGCTGAGAAAAATCCCCCCCAAGTTTAAAAGTAGCTGTGGATGAAAAATACAGTCGTGACTAGCCAAGGCACTGGGGACCTGTGCAGAATATATGTCAGAGTgcaaatacaaatgcaaacaACTAAAGGAGGCAGAAGTGGCAAAACAGTCAAcgatagcttttttaaaaatggggtaCGGACATTTGTAAAGGCTCGAGGTATGGTAGGGATTAGAGCGGCACAGGCAGGTCACTCCGATCCCCCAAGCCCACCTCAGATCACTCCTGAAAtgcaataaataattaaacaattaCTAAAAGGAGTGGAAGATACAATACCCAGAAGGTCAACTCGATTTAGGGCAAGATTTCTGAAGAGGCATCAGACTAACACTTATTTGTTCACGTGTGCGGAAAGGCGGAGAAAGCAAGGAATACACAACCAGCACTagttaaactttttaaaacacaGCTCTTCGCAGATTTTGCCCCAGGGAAATTTTGGCCAGGTTTTCTCCAAGTGACATGATTATCGTTCAGCGCTGCTGCAGGTATCAACTGCGATCAAATGATAAGAAAACTGTATTTGCTAGAAGAAATTTTCACTTCCAAGTGCATTTATGCTCTGTAGAATGGTATTGTGAAATATACAAGATGATTTTAAGagctctaaaataaataaataaataaataatcacttACTGTTTGACTTGACCGACCATAGAAACTCTGGCAGATTCAAGATTTCTTATCTGTCCACTTTTtacactagaaaagaaaaaaaattggaagggCATAAATAGTAACTAAACAGAATCAGCATCTAGCAGGCCCAGACACTGGAGCGAAAGGTCTTTACAGCTCATGACTTCCCCAAAACCTCCCGTTCTCAGAAGGTGTTTGGAGTGGCTCACACTATGGGACAACTTACTTGAACCACCCATTGTCCCTGTAACTGTGAATTAAAAGACACGCGGGAGAAGTGTTGATGAGGAAACAGTGAAGTGGGGTCATACCCACCTcatggcaggggacagggagaggtcAAAAATTATGCTGGGTAACTGGTACCAGAAGTGGGCTGGGTAAGAACAGAACTGGGTAAGTCTACAAACTTAACCGTCAGGCCTCTCCCTTTCAAATTCAGCTCCCAGATGTGCAATTAATTCTTTCTGAACTGGAAATAAGTCCCATTTCTTACAGATTGGGATCTCTCAAGCTTCTTCTGTAATAGCTGGGACACTTACAAGGAAGCCGTAGTTCATACCATGAGGCTTTCCCTTAGTTGAAGCTCTTAGAGGATCCTTCTCCAATGCCTAGCCAACTCTCCCAGGAAATTAATTATCTTtgagacctctctctccctgtcaaATCAGCCAAGGAATTGGTGACAACGGTCGGGGAAGTTAGCACGAAAGGCGAAAACAGACAAATTACACAAACTTTGTTTCCTTTGGGAGCCAAGCTAAAAAGACAAGTGATTTTGGAGACTACGTATGCCCATGCATTACCTCCACTCAATGGCATTCTCAAGCGACTTGAATGTTTTGGGACGACTCCTTAAGAAGTTCTGCATGCTGTTCAACGCGTCCATAGCTGTACCTAAAACCAAGTTTTTAACTTTATGGCATCTGATGAAATTATTGCCACATCCCCTCCATACAGAACTGGCTACCAGGGAACGCTCTCAGAGAGAGCTGGAGCTCGCTGGGGATTTAATGTTGTTAAGGAAATTACAGCTTAGAACTCCTAAACCCACAGTCACACCTGCTCTCACATTAGAGAATTAATATTTGAACAGGTAGGACAGTTCAGATAGTAAGAGAAGGCAGTAACCACTCATCAACGTCATGCATTATGTAAAAAGCCACCTTTCTCCTCGCTAACAAGAAAGTATTGCAAACAAATTGTCACGAAAATAGCAAACACAGAGTCCAtctgggaaaagcaaaaagaggggGGTGCATTAGAAAGATTTCTGTGTAGGTAGCATCTGTTTAGGAAGATGGAGTAGGCATTGGTTTAAAAACTGGGCAAAACTTTCCATATTCAGGGATTTGCggataaaagaaaaagatcaacGTGGAAGACAGAACCCCACTGAAGGGGGCAGAAGCCTGTCCCAGGGTACACACACTTACCCTCCACAACGTCGATCATGCACAGACCCAGTAAACTTGGCACCAAATTGGCGACGGCCGTGTGCACTGCGATGGCACCCCCCATGCTGTGCCCGATCAGCATGATAGGAGGGGGAAGGTCCCCATACAGAGCTTCAACCACATTCCCAACGTCTCTGCCAAATTGAGATAAAAGCATGGTTGGCATCTCTTACCTTGATACATTTCTGAAGCGGATTTGTACATTGGGAGGAGAAAGTACAGATCCAAAATAGATGTACGGCTTCAAATCCTCTTTGTGCTCATTTAACCCACAGGTAATTGAGACGAGTTTATTCTCTTATCGCTGTTTCATCTAGGCACCAATGCAGGAAATCGTTCCAGCCAATACTTTCCTGAACAAGCATGTCATTGCCCTTTTTACCAACAGAAAGCGTTCATTTAAAAGAAGTGCCTGAAGAGAACCTTTTACGTTGACATTTGCTGTTAGGAATTTCACGTAAAAGGCGAGAAAGCTGTCAAATCTTCTTGCACGGAAGCGCAGACTAAGAAATTCACTGTTCTGAAAGGAGAAACCTTTTGcaattgaaaagagaaaataactgagCCCTACTGACCAAGGCAGAGATAAACACCACCGAGCAAAAGCAAAACGATTCAGACTTTCTATGAGCATAGATACCACAAAAAAAGGGGCAATTTCTCCTCCTTACCATAAGGCACCTACTTTAAACTCAAGCTGTCACTGCAGTACCTGAAAGCTGGCTGGTGCCActcacaaaaccccaaaaaatagCAGAGCTCATCATTGAAATCTAAGAGCACTGTAGTTGAAAACACCCAAATTGGCTTTCCTGACTAAAACCATTCAGAGGAACCGGAGACCTGAGCAGTGCTACAActggaaaatagaaaacaagtcaaaaaaaaaaaaaaaaaaaaggttgaccAACTTGTTTGCTCCATCAGAAAAAGTTGCTTGaggattcaattaaaaaaaaaaaaaaaaagaaaaccagctatAATTTAAGGCTCCCATTTAAAAGCTACTGAGGAATAACTTTCAAGCTCGTTGCCAAGGGGAGCgaaaggtttaaaaacaaaaggaatttgTTTTCCCCCCACGGTAGTGCTGCTCCAGATCTAAAAAAATTCTAATCATTTCATAGGGCATCTCCTGAGGACAGTAACACATCAGGACCTGACAAGGCGTAAGCAGCAGCAATCGGTACACAATGGAAGTCAGAATACATTTCACACATGGCCTCCCCACAACAAACCCAGTGGATTTGTTCGTATGAAGTCTACAAAATCCTCCGTGATTTAATTGTagtcacagcaaagagtttctttgTACTAAATGTGGACACAACGTAATGTGCTTAGCGGtgggtatttgtttttcttacagctttGTCAAGAGGGGGATTTGCATCCCAAAGCAGGTTGGGATAGTTTGAAAAAGCAACTCTCTCCACGCTTGGAAATCTCAGTCTGTGACCCACACTTTGGGGATGCTACCAGTCTAAGACGGGCACGCTCTGAATGCTCACTCGAGGAGCCCAGGAAGAACCAAACCGGTAATTTTAAGCTAAAATGCCCCACTTGGTTATGTCCAAGGAAAGCATTAAGCATTCCCCTTCTATTAGGAAATCTCTAGCAAGTGTTACAGCGTGTTGCAGATTTAAAGTGTTCACTGCAATGAAGCCACCGATATTTAAAGTGAGTTTAAAGTCTGAGGGTATCTAGAGAACGGCTCCAGTTTGGAATCTGACTCAGCTAGAAGAGGTgtaatttcaaacaaatttcaAACTGTCCCAAaacggaaggaaaaaaagggacaaCTACCAGAATAATGTGAAATGAAACTATCTTCCAGCCCCCTTGAATGATGGTTGTGTGTCCTCAAGTAGTTGATTGTTcattcaaggaaagaaaataaaggtttgtGAGAAGTGAAATACTGAAGAGAGAGGGTAAGCTTCCTTACTTTGACATAGTCTCTGCAGACAGATCTTCAGGATTCCTAACTTTTGTTTctcctgaaagaacaaaaaaaaaaaagtaaagttcaCATAAGCTGGAAAACTTCAGGCCCTTCAGGAAATAGAGCAGCAACTGTACAAAGCTTTTTTGGCACAGTTATTAAGAGCAAGCCTACTGCAGTTAATATGAATAATTAAGAAACCCGGAATTAATAGGAACGGTTGGTACTTTATCGCATTATAGCTTACGGGTAGGAAACGCTCCCCATAACTGTTCCATATTTGCAATGTATCTTAAAGCTAAAAGAACAGACCTTATTTCTAATGGTAAAGACAAGCTATAGGTTATGCAAATATGAAGGAGGGGGTTAGTGCCAGCCTGTAGGAAGGAACAAGTCCACCACTGCCTCACACAAAGGCATGGGGAGTCTCAGCTTCTGGCACCTGAGGACAGATGGCCGCGGAGCTCTAGAAGCCATTTTTCCATCCCTGGTTTTGAACAACCGGGGGGAGACTGGGTTTGAAATACTGAGGAGAGCTTATAGCAGCTTTCCGgtatctgaagggggctacaggaaaactggggagggagtttttacaagggcatgtagtgatgggacaaggggtaatgacttcaaactggaggaggggagatttagatgagatctcgggcagaaattcttggctgtgagggcggtgagcccctggcccaggttgcccagagaagctgtggctgcgccagccctggaggggttcaaggccaggctggacggggcttgaagcagcctggtctggtgggaggtgtccctgcccagggcaggggggtggaactagatgatctttcaggtcccttccaacccaaaccactctgtgattctatgcctTAAGGATGCTTTCTTAGTCATCTTGGAAGGGATTCAttatatcttctttaaaaaatgagagTGTGTAACATGCTTATgtgattttaaatgtatttattttacttaccATGGCCTCGGAGATCTAAAGCCACAATCCTACACTGAATCCTGCTAATGATTGCAGACTGCAAGAAGGGACAAAGATAATATAATTTGCAAAGTGCCACACCTCATCCACAAAAAATCAGTAACATTAAGCACTCCCTGAAACAACGGCAAAGGCTCAGATGGTGGGACAAAACCTCTCTACTGTCAACAAAGCAGCTGAACCCGGATTGCACGAGGTGtcacagaaagcaagcaagaataTTTCATATAAACTATCCTTAATTAACCACACCTCCACCCTTTCTACCATTGTTAACGCCACCTCCGAGGACATTTATTTCACTGTGCATAAGACATTACGTGCGTTTCCCGGGCTAATGAATTCAAGCTCTGCAGcacctctgaaaaacaaaatgcagcagCAGGATTACAGACACCAAAGTAATGTCCCCCGTCCCCAAGCCCCACGCGTTACAAAATTGGCTATACAGCAGAGATGAAGATGAAGCCGCTGCTTTGCAGCTCGCATTCAATTTGCTCTCAAAGAACAGAATTTTACAGTAAGACTAAAGTGTACAAAAATGGATTAGCCCAAAGGGGTCGGGGGGAACGAGTGACGAATCTTGTTCAAGTCAGGCAGGGCTGCAACACGATTGTGGTTCTATTTGTCCCTGACAACTCAATTTACGTAAGTTATTTCAGGCATCACAGTGATTAAATGGCATTCTCTGCTGAAAGGAAGATTTTTGTGTGAAAGAATCATTGATTATTTAACAGCCCTGCAGGAGCGGGGGAATTTGTTGAGGGATTCTTAATAGAACCACCTACATAATGGGCAGAGATCTGAAAGCTGCCCAGTCCTCATATTTTGGTTGTTCAGCTATTCAGCTCGTAAATGACTCTAGCAGTTGCCCTCCCAAAAGCCACCAAATCCACAAGTTAAATATTTTAGAGCCCCTAAAGACACCCTGAAACCTCAATCTGCAAGGTGCTTATGCTCCTAAGCAATAATTTAACTAGTCAGAGGAACTCTTTGCTGCTAAAAATCAAACTGTTGTCAGTAGGGAGTAAGGAAAGAGGATCATCAACATGATGTGAGAGAATGGGAGGCTTTCCGGTGCCCTGAGTTTTATCCAAATAGGAGTACTTCGGCCAAGAGAAGTACAAACACATCATCCGGGAGATTACCAGGCCAAtaagcaaaggaagaaaggagcACATCGGTCCTGCAGGCTGTTATTTTATTCATAGATGGTTACTCTCAGTGCTTCCCAATTTGGGTTTCTTCTTGTTTTTTGGGGGaagagttgtttggttttgtgtttttggttttgtgtttttgggtttttttgggtttgtttttggttttgtttttttttttttttaagttctggtTCATCTCAAACATTTAACACTTGCATTGCTTGGGACaaactttaatttcaaaatgcgCAAAGGAAATAATTCTGTAGCAGCCACACAAAGGCGTGGGCTAATTGTTGTGGCAGTTTCCTTCTCCAGATGCAGTCCCGAGTGCAAGGCGTAAATCTTGTATATGATCTATCTTGTTATGATCTTGTCATGATCTAACTTTGTTAATTGCTCACAGTAACATAAAAAGGCAGTAAGCATAAGGTACAGTGTTACGACTGCAATCGCACTGCTAAATTCAACTCTGGAgagttttaaatgtaaaaccaGTATTGGGGTTGCTGTTGGAAATAAAGAGCTCTAGGGAGGGCGGAAGTGACTTGTAAGAAGCCCTTTCCTTAAATCAGAAAAATGTGACTTCATACCTTTGTCTCCAATGAAAAGCAGTGACCTTCACTACATCTGTTCAAGGTACTTGTGTACCATAACAAAAAACATTAAACTAGCAGAGGAAAAGACGCGCATGCACCTTGGCAACCAGCGAGCCACAAGCAAGTACCTACAGCATTTAGTAAGACAGAGATTTAAGTCTTAAAGTTCAACAGTTTCAGAAGACTTATATCTGCAGTCTCTGGGTCAGCTCAAGTTACAAACGAACTGCTAGGTGTAAAACTACTAGTCAATACCAAAATTACAGCCCAGGTAGTAAAGTATTTTTCTAGTCTGTCTGATTATAAGATGGTTTACGATTACACCATCAGGATTACTCAACAGTAGTCATGTCGGGAATCGAAGAGCAGCTGGTAATGACTCTTCTAAAATGTTAATTCTTGTTACTCATTTGACTCTCTGCTGAAAGGGATCTACACCACCAGACTGCTGAAAGGTAACAAATATGACACAGCCAAAGGGGAGATGTAAAGACTTCCGTCTGTCCAGCCGCGCTTCCATGAAAGTCATCCTACAGCATCCTTCTGTTAAGGGCACTAGACAGCTTGAAGAGCTCCTGGATTAAAAAGGTcccaaataaaaatcacacactgCAAGTGATTTCCTTGGAATCCTTTAAAAGTCCTCTTCCTTAactccctttattttttaaagggaaCAGGTTGGGGGAGGAATTTTGGTTTGGTCAGTCCCCACGCTCACTCCTATTGACACCCATCCTCAGTTCGCTCTTCAGAGAGTTGCTTGAGCAGCAAACGAGGTTTCTCAACAAATCAAACAGGACCTTAACCACGCAAAGATAACGCTGTTATGATGAGATAAAGCTGTTGAACTTTCACTAGCAGTCATGAAAAAGCAGCCTTCTGAAAAAAACTGGATATGCTATCACGAGAAATGTCTTGGCACTTCATTAAAACACATGAGCTATTTATGTAGTTTTGGTTACAGCTGATAATTAAAAGCTAGATGATAAACCTTTGCATGTGCTTTGCCTACATAATAAATACACTGACAgtgaaatatttagaaaacttgAGTCAGGTGCGCACCAGGAGATTATAAAACAGTTTTCTGGAGTGATTTTCCCATGCTTAATATAGCTGAACGGTTAGCTGCCTTCCACGCTCAGAGGACTATATTTGCATACATAGAAACTTCTACAAAGCGGCAGCTTACTTACAGTAAATACAGCCCAGGAAAGGGCAGAATGGCCTCCACCGTGTAACAGCAGCAAGACAGGTCCCTCCAATCCGCTTTTGTAAATTCGAAAAGTGTATGAACAGTTAAGGACATTTCATAGAGTTATTTGAAGTAAGTTACTTAGCTGAATGTGCTTTGGAGTCTCCAATGCCCCACAGTGTTTTGTTTCTATCCTTGTGCACCCGAGGCATCGTTTCTCCACAGGCACATGCAAGCACAACCTGGAcaaaatctgctttatttaaGCTTCAAGAGTTGTTTTCCTGCTGTCCAAGTCTCCCCCTCCCTGTAATGCACCCATCTCCTGCCCGCACCCTTTCCCCCTGTGCACAACAGTGAACTAAACAATTAGGAGAAAAGCCAAACCGTGATCGGCACACACTTCGGTGCATGTAATTTTGAATTGGTGTATTTTCTTATTACTTCCAAGGAAAAATGTCAGACAAACCAGTAAGTAAGATTTTTTAAAGGCAATATAATTACTCTCTGGAACATACATAGCAAAGATGCTTCACTAAGGTAACTAAAGTCCCCTTACACTATATATTTAGAtacagaaaaatcagtttaacTAACACTAAAACCAACATCCCTTAGGGAAAGGCACAGAACTGGGAGTTGCGAGATCTGTGTTCAGTGCCCGAAACTGTGACCAACAGATCAGACAAGTCACTTCACCTCCTTTCTGCTGTTCTCTCTCTGTTCTTGGGGTGGAACCCCAAAAGTGTTCCTCTGACTCTAAGGGTGCTAGCTGCGGTCACCGATGAGGCTGCTCATCGTTTTTGTGCTGAATACTGCAGTGCCCTTTGGATCTGCTGGTCGCCAACAGTTCATGCAGGTGCTCCCTACGCCATTTCAGTTACAGTGAGCTGCGTCGGCTTAAATAATTTCCTCAGCTGAGGTTTGTTCACACAAGGAGATCTGATGGAGCAGTAACAGGTAGCTGGGGCAGACAGTGGGCACCAACTCCATTCATTAATTCAGCTGCTTCCACAGCACGCATCTGCCCACAACCTATCATATAGGAGCTCAAGCTTCTGTTAAAGGTCATAGGTAACACCATAAATCCCAAGTAACTAAGACTTGTTTAAATTTAGGATGCTTATGTACACCACCTATCCGAATAGGTCCAttatccttttaattttattatttatgaagCCTCAGGGGTGCGCCCGGCCCCTACATCAAAGGCAGACAAGGTGCGTATCACGAAGAATTCATAGGATCGATTGGACAAATGCAgttaataaacacaaaataacgACAAGCTGAGGAAAACAACAAAGACGAATTTCTCATTTCAAAGCATCACATGCTACTGACATTAGagaaataattactaaattggtaTTTGGAGAGCGTTTGGTTTTCCTAATGGCCAAGCTAGAATATGCATGCTTAAAAACCAGGCAACTATTTAAACTACAAGGTTGTGTTATTTAAACACAGATGAAAACGTTTCCATTTTGTAATTAGGTCAAAAGACCTGGAAGTACCTCTCAAACCTGCTTTTGTCAGAGCTGTAGGCAGAGGTAGAACAGATGGGAAGTCTTGTGCCAGTACCTTCACACACTGTGCTTGTTGGGGCGCTCCCAGTTAGTAAACGGCCTGGATACAACAGTGGTTTGAGCACGTCAGAGAGGATGACTGCCATCAGCTGGGTTAAACAGTAACTGGAAGACTTTAAAGAGGAATcagcatgaaaagaaatataaaagcaacAGGAACATTTGCAAATGGGGCAGAGATCTTGgagaggaaacagcagcagtcAAAACCTGGTGTGATGCTGCCAGAAGACTCCCTGATGGCACCACCGCCTCCACCTTGGCCAGAAGAAGCTTCCTTGTCTGCACACCAGCTAGCGGACTGACAATTCGGGGTGCAACAAGTAGGGACCCGCATCTTGGGTGTGTGTACGTGACCTCACACGGGAGTAGCACGGGTAGCATCCACACCTCCCACAGGAGATGGGCACCAGTAGATCCTGCAGTCCCAGAAGAAACCGCGTGTGCTTGTAACCCGCACTTCTTGGGGGTGCATATGACCATGCacgtatgtttgtttgtttgtgtacaGGAACAGAATGTCCTAGGATTCATTGTAAAAAGGCATTTAGAAATTTGCAagtatttattaacatttaagTGTTCAGTGTTGAGGTTTACCTGTTGCACTGCTGACACTGATCCTGAACATACGGTTCACTGATTGCCAGTTAATTACCCATcattaataaaaatcaataaatagcTTTGATCCTGACACGGTTTAAGCTATGGGAACTGATGAGCATTTCCCTGCAAAATATGTTATTGAACTGTTGGATACACTTTTCTTAAATTAATGATTACTAAAGAAGCAACGCCAGGAATTGACCTTGCTAATACATCTGAACTGTCAGCTTAGAAGCTCTAGTTACTGATACCGATCCCTACAAAAGAAAAAACGGAAGATGAAAAAGCTGCAGAGAACCCCAAGAAACGAAACGACACGCAATACCGTCCCGGTCACTGAGTATAAGAAAAGTTTGGTCTGGAACAAAAGGATATATCCTTGCCAGTTTCATTTTCTACCACAACGTCCTCCATAGATTCAAAGTACTGGCTCCAAAGCACTGGTGAAAAATCACGCTTTCTTCCAGggctgcaagacaaaaaaaaaattcagtaagaaAGAGATATTTTATAAATCTTTCATTTAAATTGACACACAAAGTGTCATTACATACATTGAAGAGAACACGCCGGTGTTACACAACAGTTGAGGACTGGAGTCAAACGATGCATTTCTGAAATTCCCATACAGCTACAATATTAGCAATTTTATAGTCAGTAAGGaaattctcccttttttcccccccccccactaatCGTTGCTCCTATTGAGGAGATCACAAAGATGCACGGGAAAGCtactggagagacagagagaagagtATTTGCCTCGTAAAGCAATACCAAGGAAGACTGAACAACAGCGATTTAGACTACACAGACCTAagccaagggaaaagaaaaagaacagggcACACAGTGATAC
Above is a window of Larus michahellis chromosome 1, bLarMic1.1, whole genome shotgun sequence DNA encoding:
- the PPME1 gene encoding protein phosphatase methylesterase 1, with translation MSALEKQLHLGRLPPRPPLPGGGGQSGSKMRMGPGRKRDFSPVLWSQYFESMEDVVVENETGKDTFRIYKSGLEGPVLLLLHGGGHSALSWAVFTSAIISRIQCRIVALDLRGHGETKVRNPEDLSAETMSKDVGNVVEALYGDLPPPIMLIGHSMGGAIAVHTAVANLVPSLLGLCMIDVVEGTAMDALNSMQNFLRSRPKTFKSLENAIEWSVKSGQIRNLESARVSMVGQVKQCEGAASPECPKAIVEGIIEEEEEEEEDEEGGGSVNKRKKEDDTETKKEHLYTWRIELAKTEKYWDGWFRGLSNLFLSCPTPKLLLLAGVDRLDKDLTIGQMQGKFQMQVLPQCGHAVHEDAPDKVAEAVATFLIRHRFTEPIGGFQCVFPAC